TCAGAATGGCGCCAAAGTCGATAATGCGCATGCGTGCCGGATGAATAGCCGAGATGTTATGGGATCCGGTGCTGGAACAATATCCACGCCNNNNNNNNNNNNNNNNNNNNNNNNNNNNNNNNNNNNNNNNNNNNNNNNNNNNNNNNNNNNNNNNNNNNNNNNNNNNNNNNNNNNNNNNNNNNNNNNNNNNNNNNNNNNNNNNNNNNNNNNNNNNNNNNNNNNNNNNNNNNNNNNNNNNNNNNNNNNNNNNNNNNNNNNNNNNNNNNNNNNNNNNNNNNNNNNNNNNNNNNNNNNNNNNNNNNNNNNNNNNNNNNNNNNNNNNNNNNNNNNNNNNNNNNNNNNNNNNNNNNNNNNNNNNNNNNNNNNNNNNNNNNNNNNNNNNNNNNNNNNNNNNNNNNNNNNNNNNNNNNNNNNNNNNNNNNNNNNNNNNNNNNNNNNNNNNNNNNNNNNNNNNNNNNNNNNNNNNNNNNNNNNNNNNNNNNNNNNNNNNNNNNNNNNNNNNNNNNNNNNNNNNNNNNNNNNNNNNNNNNNNNNNNNNNNNNNNNNNNNNNNNNNNNNNNNNNNNNNNNNNNNNNNNNNNNNNNNNNNNNNNNNNNNNNNNNNNNNNNNNNNNNNNNNNNNNNNNNNNNNNNNNNNNNNNNNNNNNNNNNNNNNNNNNNNNNNNNNNNNNNNNNNNNNNNNNNNNNNNNNNNNNNNNNNNNNNNNNNNNNNNNNNNNNNNNNNNNNNNNNNNNNNNNNNNNNNNNNNNNNNNNNNNNNNNNNNNNNNNNNNNNNNNNNNNNNNNNNNNNNNNNNNNNNNNNNNNNNNNNNNNNNNNNNNNNNNNNNNNNNNNNNNNNNNNNNNNNNNNNNNNNNNNNNNNNNNNNNNNNNNNNNNNNNNNNNNNNNNNNNNNNNNNNNNNNNNNNNNNNNNNNNNNNNNNNNNNNNNNNNNNNNNNNNNNNNNNNNNNNNNNNNNNNNNNNNNNGNNNNNNNNNNNNNNNNNNNNNNNNNNNNNNNNNNNNNNNNNNNNNNNNNNNNNNNNNNNNNNNNNNNNNNNNNNNNNNNNNNNNNNNNNNNNNNNNNNNNNNNNNNNNNNNNNNNNNNNNNNNNNNNNNNNNNNNNNNNNNNNNNNNNNNNNNNNNNNNNNNNNNNNNNNNNNNNNNNNNNNNNNNNNNNNNNNNNNNNNNNNNNNNNNNNNNNNNNNNNNNNNNNNNNNNNNNNNNNNNNNNNNNNNNNNNNNNNNNNNNNNNNNNNNNNNNNNNNNNNNNNNNNNNNNNNNNNNNNNNNNNNNNNNNNNNNNNNNNNNNNNNNNNNNNNNNNNNNNNNNNNNNNNNNNNNNNNNNNNNNNNNNNNNNNNNNNNNNNNNNNNNNNNNNNNNNNNNNNNNNNNNNNNNNNNNNNNNNNNNNNNNNNNNNNNNNNNNNNNNNNNNNNNNNNNNNNNNNNNNNNNNNNNNNNNNNNNNNNNNNNNNNNNNNNNNNNNNNNNNNNNNNNNNNNNNNNNNNNNNNNNNNNNNNNNNNNNNNNNNNNNNNNNNNNNNNNNNNNNNNNNNNNNNNNNNNNNNNNNNNNNNNNNNNNNNNNNNNNNNNNNNNNNNNNNNNNNNNNNNNNNNNNNNNNNNNNNNNNNNNNNNNNNNNNNNNNNNNNNNNNNNNNNNNNNNNNNNNNNNNNNNNNNNNNNNNNNNNNNNNNNNNNNNNNNNNNNNNNNNNNNNNNNNNNNNNNNNNNNNNNNNNNNNNNNNNNNNNNNNNNNNNNNNNNNNNNNNNNNNNNNNNNNNNNNNNNNNNNNNNNNNNNNNNNNNNNNNNNNNNNNNNNNNNNNNNNNNNNNNNNNNNNNNNNNNNNNNNNNNNNNNNNNNNNNNNNNNNNNNNNNNNNNNNNNNNNNNNNNNNNNNNNNNNNNNNNNNNNNNNNNNNNNNNNNNNNNNNNNNNNNNNNNNNNNNNNNNNNNNNNNNNNNNNNNNNNNNNNNNNNNNNNNNNNNNNNNNNNNNNNNNNNNNNNNNNNNNNNNNNNNNNNNNNNNNNNNNNNNNNNNNNNNNNNNNNNNNNNNNNNNNNNNNNNNNNNNNNNNNNNNNNNNNNNNNNNNNNNNNNNNNNNNNNNNNNNNNNNNNNNNNNNNNNNNNNNNNNNNNNNNNNNNNNNNNNNNNNNNNNNNNNNNNNNNNNNNNNNNNNNNNNNNNNNNNNNNNNNNNNNNNNNNNNNNNNNNNNNNNNNNNNNNNNNNNNNNNNNNNNNNNNNNNNNNNNNNNNNNNNNNNNNNNNNNNNNNNNNNNNNNNNNNNNNNNNNNNNNNNNNNNNNNNNNNNNNNNNNNNNNNNNNNNNNNNNNNNNNNNNNNNNNNNNNNNNNNNNNNNNNNNNNNNNNNNNNNNNNNNNNNNNNNNNNNNNNNNNNNNNNNNNNNNNNNNNNNNNNNNNNNNNNNNNNNNNNNNNNNNNNNNNNNNNNNNNNNNNNNNNNNNNNNNNNNNNNNNNNNNNNNNNNNNNNNNNNNNNNNNNNNNNNNNNNNNNNNNNNNNNNNNNNNNNNNNNNNNNNNNNNNNNNNNNNNNNNNNNNNNNNNNNNNNNNNNNNNNNNNNNNNNNNNNNNNNNNNNNNNNNNNNNNNNNNNNNNNNNNNNNNNNNNNNNNNNNNNNNNNNNNNNNNNNNNNNNNNNNNNNNNNNNNNNNNNNNNNNNNNNNNNNNNNNNNNNNNNNNNNNNNNNNNNNNNNNNNNNNNNNNNNNNNNNNNNNNNNNNNNNNNNNNNNNNNNNNNNNNNNNNNNNNNNNNNNNNNNNNNNNNNNNNNNNNNNNNNNNNNNNNNNNNNNNNNNNNNNNNNNNNNNNNNNNNNNNNNNNNNNNNNNNNNNNNNNNNNNNNNNNNNNNNNNNNNNNNNNNNNNNNNNNNNNNNNNNNNNNNNNNNNNNNNNNNNNNNNNNNNNNNNNNNNNNNNNNNNNNNNNNNNNNNNNNNNNNNNNNNNNNNNNNNNNNNNNNNNNNNNNNNNNNNNNNNNNNNNNNNNNNNNNNNNNNNNNNNNNNNNNNNNNNNNNNNNNNNNNNNNNNNNNNNNNNNNNNNNNNNNNNNNNNNNNNNNNNNNNNNNNNNNNNNNNNNNNNNNNNNNNNNNNNNNNNNNNNNNNNNNNNNNNNNNNNNNNNNNNNNNNNNNNNNNNNNNNNNNNNNNNNNNNNNNNNNNNNNNNNNNNNNNNNNNNNNNNNNNNNNNNNNNNNNNNNNNNNNNNNNNNNNNNNNNNNNNNNNNNNNNNNNNNNNNNNNNNNNNNNNNNNNNNNNNNNNNNNNNNNNNNNNNNNNNNNNNNNNNNNNNNNNNNNNNNNNNNNNNNNNNNNNNNNNNNNNNNNNNNNNNNNNNNNNNNNNNNNNNNNNNNNNNNNNNNNNNNNNNNNNNNNNNNNNNNNNNNNNNNNNNNNNNNNNNNNNNNNNNNNNNNNNNNNNNNNNNNNNNNNNNNNNNNNNNNNNNNNNNNNNNNNNNNNNNNNNNNNNNNNNNNNNNNNNNNNNNNNNNNNNNNNNNNNNNNNNNNNNNNNNNNNNNNNNNNNNNNNNNNNNNNNNNNNNNNNNNNNNNNNNNNNNNNNNNNNNNNNNNNNNNNNNNNNNNNNNNNNNNNNNNNNNNNNNNNNNNNNNNNNNNNNNNNNNNNNNNNNNNNNNNNNNNNNNNNNNNNNNNNNNNNNNNNNNNNNNNNNNNNNNNNNNNNNNNNNNNNNNNNNNNNNNNNNNNNNNNNNNNNNNNNNNNNNNNNNNNNNNNNNNNNNNNNNNNNNNNNNNNNNNNNNNNNNNNNNNNNNNNNNNNNNNNNNNNNNNNNNNNNNNNNNNNNNNNNNNNNNNNNNNNNNNNNNNNNNNNNNNNNNNNNNNNNNNNNNNNNNNNNNNNNNNNNNNNNNNNNNNNNNNNNNNNNNNNNNNNNNNNNNNNNNNNNNNNNNNNNNNNNNNNNNNNNNNNNNNNNNNNNNNNNNNNNNNNNNNNNNNNNNNNNNNNNNNNNNNNNNNNNNNNNNNNNNNNNNNNNNNNNNNNNNNNNNNNNNNNNNNNNNNNNNNNNNNNNNNNNNNNNNNNNNNNNNNNNNNNNNNNNNNNNNNNNNNNNNNNNNNNNNNNNNNNNNNNNNNNNNNNNNNNNNNNNNNNNNNNNNNNNNNNNNNNNNNNNNNNNNNNNNNNNNNNNNNNNNNNNNNNNNNNNNNNNNNNNNNNNNNNNNNNNNNNNNNNNNNNNNNNNNNNNNNNNNNNNNNNNNNNNNNNNNNNNNNNNNNNNNNNNNNNNNNNNNNNNNNNNNNNNNNNNNNNNNNNNNNNNNNNNNNNNNNNNNNNNNNNNNNNNNNNNNNNNNNNNNNNNNNNNNNNNNNNNNNNNNNNNNNNNNNNNNNNNNNNNNNNNNNNNNNNNNNNNNNNNNNNNNNNNNNNNNNNNNNNNNNNNNNNNNNNNNNNNNNNNNNNNNNNNNNNNNNNNNNNNNNNNNNNNNNNNNNNNNNNNNNNNNNNNNNNNNNNNNNNNNNNNNNNNNNNNNNNNNNNNNNNNNNNNNNNNNNNNNNNNNNNNNNNNNNNNNNNNNNNNNNNNNNNNNNNNNNNNNNNNNNNNNNNNNNNNNNNNNNNNNNNNNNNNNNNNNNNNNNNNNNNNNNNNNNNNNNNNNNNNNNNNNNNNNNNNNNNNNNNNNNNNNNNNNNNNNNNNNNNNNNNNNNNNNNNNNNNNNAATTAAAGAACTTAATCCCAATCCATgttgtgtatatctattatcttggggaaaaaaaaaacttgttcattCTGATGAAATGGGCAGGTAATCTTAGGCTCTACTTTCATTTAGCcttatttccttctgtttgtcaATGCACATCCGTGTGCAGAATATGGTAGGTGTAGATAAAGATGGCTTACTTGTGTTTTGTCACAAAATCAGTTTTGATATACCAACTTGATATGttttttgattaataaaattgTTGNNNNNNNNNNNNNNNNNNNNNNNNNNNNNNNNNNNNNNNNNNNNNNNNNNNNNNNNNNNNNNNNNNNNNNNNAccgaaatagtaataatagtactttgACTGTGTGGNNNNNNNNNNNNNNNNNNNNNNNNNNNNNNNNNNNNNNNNNNNNNNNNNNNNNNNNNNNNNNNNNNNNNNNNNNNNNNNNNNNNNNNNNNNGTGGAAATCCTATGTAGCATGTAGTTGACAGNNNNNNNNNNNNNNNNNNNNNNNNNNNNNNNNNNNNNNNNNNNNNNNNNNNNNNNNNNNNNNNNNNNNNNNNNNNNNNNNNNNNNNNNNNNNNNNNNNNNNNNNNNNNNNNNNNNNNNNNNNNNNNNNNNNNNNNNNNTTTTttttgcctggggggggggggggtcagtgaatCGACTAATTGATAAGATACCTATTAATTTCGAAGATAATTNNNNNNNNNNNNNNNNNNNNNNNNNNNNNNNNNNNNNNNNNNNNNNNNNNNNNNNNNNNNNNNNNNNNNNNNNNNNNNNNNNNNNNNNNNNNNNNNNNNNNNNNNNNNNNNNNNNNNNNNNNNNNNNNNNNNNNNNNNNNNNNNNNNNNNNNNNNNNNNNNNNNNNNNNNNNNNNNNNNNNNNGCGGAAGGACTTCCACGTAGTTTTGGTTACCACACCCCNNNNNNNNNNNNNNNNNNNNNNNNNNNNNNNNNNNNNNNNNNNNNNNNNNNNNNNNNNNNNNNNNNNGCCGGCGAGNNNNNNNNNNNNNNNNNNNNNNNNNNNNNNNNNNNNNNNNNNNNNNNNNNNNNNNNNNNNNNNNNNNNNNNNNNNNNNNNNNNNNNNNNNNNNNNNNNNNNNNNNNNNGATAATCGGAACATCAAATATGACGTACATGGCACcatcatgtataaacatatagctATTTTGAACTATGTTAACTAGTGAACAAATTGNNNNNNNNNNNNNNNNNNNNNNNNNNNNNNNNNNNNNNNNNNNNNNNNNNNNNNNNNNNNNNNNNNNNNNNNNNNNNNNNNNNNNNNNNNNNNNNNNNNNNNNNNNNNNNNNNNNNNNNNNNNNNNNNNNNNNNNNNNNNNNNNNNNNNNNNNNNNNNNNNNNNNCCTTCACCGTGTGACNNNNNNNNNNNNNNNNNNNNNNNNNNNNNNNNNNNNNNNNNNNNNNNNNNNNNNNNNNNNNNNNNNNNNNNNNNNNNNNNNNNNNNNNNNNNNNNNNNNNNNNNNNNNNNNNNNNNNNNNNNNNNNNNNNNNNNNNNNNNNNNNNNNNNNNNNNNNNNNNNNNNNNNNNNNNNANNNNNNNNNNNNNNNNNNNNNNNNNNNNNNNNNNNNNNNNNNNNNNNNNNNNNNNGGCANNNNNNNNNNNNNNNNNNNNNNNNNNNNNNNNNNNNNNNNNNNNNNNNNNNNNNNNNNNNNNNNNNNNNNNNNNNNNNNNNNNNNNNNNNNNNNNNNNNNNNNNNNNNNNNNNNNNNNNNNNNNNATCATCAAGAGGGTCAAACATaccatttcgttttttatttattattttttctttgtggttcCTCTTCAAACTACTCAAGGAGCGGGTGGACNNNNNNNNNNNNNNNNNNNNNNNNNNNNNNNNNNNNNNNNNNNNNNNNNNNNNNNNNAACGTATANNNNNNNNNNNNNNNNNNNNNNNNNNNNNNNNNNNNNNNNNNNNNNNNNNNNNNNNNNNNNNNNNNNNNNNNNNNNNNNNNNNNNNNNNNNNNNNNNNNNNNNNNNNNNNNNNNNNNNNNNNNNNNNNNNNNNNNNNNNNNNNNNNNNNNNNNNNNNNNNNNNNNNNNNNNNNNNNNNNNNNNNNNNNNNNAGTATTGACATCTTTTCGAAGATGTATTGTGAAAAACCAGTAATATTTAAACTACAGATATAACAAaacagtaaacaacaacaaccgtTGTCTNNNNNNNNNNNNNNNNNNNNNNNNNNNNNNNNNNNNNNNNNNNNNNNNNNNNNNNNNNNNNNNNNNNNNNNNNNNNNNNNNNNNNNNNNNNNNNNNNNNNNNNNNNNNNNNNNNNNNNNNNNNNNNNNNNNNNNNNNNNGTCTTTAAACCATGTGGGAATTTGTGTTCTTCTCTGGCACATCCTGATAAAACAACCCTACCCATGCACCGGGCGGTGTAgctatttttgttcttttctggTAAGCTGGAATTGACCAAAATAGACAAACTTTCAGACTAGAAAAGTTCGACATCCTGTATGCATGGTGGAGTGGTCATAAGGCCGTGGGTGAAGAATGTCTGTAGCACGAATCTTACCCAAAACAATCATAAGCAATTCCAGCAATTTCGGTTCCAGAAGTCAGTCCGGTGCATGCCGTGAATATAGAACTATTCATAATTCCTTCTCCATGTATGAAATCTCAGTCCTATGATAACGCATTTCGTGTGACTCAAATTTTGATAGTAGTGAGGTATCATTTNNNNNNNNNNNNNNNNNNNNNNNNNNNNNTAGCACTCTAACAGCAGTGTTTTTACTAGTACTGAGATTTTTTTGCCGGGGGAACAGGGATAACATCTTTATCATAGGCGAGGGAAATAGTACTGAGtatattctctttctattttatttttctactttcctCAGTTTTCCCACTATAGGAAAACTTGGAATTATGAATTCATGTAGAAATTTCTTTCAACTGTACAGACCAGAATATGCTTGTATAGAGACTGCTTCTACGTGAAACATACactcataatatatgtgtggtctAGCCCTAAGTCACTGGTTAAGCCATCTCATTCCACAAGattaaagaatgaaaatattaatatacaattaagCACCTCCTTTTGCTATCCATCACATTTATGTTTCATCTAGTTACTTAAAATtgtttttagaaataacaataatgaaatataaacatttcTCCTGTTCTTCCCATTGGTATTACCATACGACACACTTTTTCTCAGGGTTCATGTTAGAGCCAACAGGACAGCTCCACACACTTGAGAACTCTTTCATGTTTTGCATGGGAACCAGTACACGGAACTTGCCTGGGGAGTGAGGGTCAGTAAGCACCTGGTTCAGAAGACCCTCCTTGGTAATAGAACCACACCAGATGTTGGCATTAGAAAGGAAGAAGATCTGCTGGGGGGAGTACTGGTCGAGGCCAGGAAGGCGTGCTTCTTCTCCATTGCGATCAATGTACTTCTGGTAGGCCAGAAAGGCTTCTCTTAAACCGCCGTTGTCAGCAATGTTTTCCCCCTAGAGAATAAAGTTGTCATTAATTGGAATGGCGAGGAATCGGGATAAGAATTCACTAAACGACCTGAACAGCTGAAAACTTCAAAATCTACCTGGTCTTGGTGTGATATCGGCAAGAAGAATCCTAGGGTATAAGGGTTAGCCCAAGCAGCTGGTGGTTTAAAAGTATCGTTTTGTTCTTATTTACATTAGCAGAGTACATACCACTTTTACACTATGTTTTCATATACTAATATTCtgatcattataattagcatcaacaatatcattataGGGCCAAAAGGTATCAAAGCATTGTAAAAGTTCAACTCCCGAATCTGTGGCGTTAtcagcatattatatatagatatttgttagTTTTTCAATTAGCctttataaaatacttataacatttatatttgcCCTTTGCTATTATACCCAGCCCCCAGTAATACTACATATCAACTtagggaaaagaatgaaaatgggTACATGATTATGGGTACATAAGAAGGTAAGAGAATCAGTGGCTTGGAGCAAAACCGAGAGCAGTGATATGGCATAAGGCTGTTTGCTATACCTACATAGTGTAGGCACAGCTGATAACTTTAGGAAGATCAGCTATTTGTTTCATGGAACAGGCTCATGGACTAGTTATGCACTGTGGAATGCCATCTGTCCATCAGAGGTTAAAGAGGGAAGGCTTTATCAGTTGCTTCTTTATGGATATTTGATCTAAATCCCCTCTGGGTTTTCTTGGGCATGTTTCTTGTTCTGAATTTATGTTTAGTTTGTTATCAAAGgcatattatgtacataatattagAAACTTTCACCACAGGATTGTAAGTTATGCATCCAACTAGAGAAAGTCTGAACATATATGGAAACGTCAGTatccctcatttcctttcctaTCNNNNNNNNNNNNNNNNNNNNNNNNNNNNNNNNNNGAGTAAAGTGTAGGTCCTACCTGTGTATTAACACCATTGAGTGTGGCATTTGGCATGAACTCATCGATCTCAGGAACCCGGATATTGTCATATTGGTCGACGATGCACTGGGCTTTTACTCTGAATGCTTCCAAAGTGGCATTCGTCCACCAGGCGATGGCATTGCCGTTCTTGTCATTCTGACGGCCCTGGTCGTCGAAACCGTGAGTGATCTCGTGCCCAATCACCTGTGATAGAACAAAAATGATGAAGACATAAGGTGAGAAACGGAAGAAACAATCATAAAGAAATACATGAAatcaagaggaagaggcaaatctCCACAAATACATTTTCCACACATGCAGCACAGTACTATTAAGATTTTGTATCTGTAAGAAAAAGTTTCTCGATGTGCTATTAAACACCAACACAGCACAAAGGTAtgatataaactaaaataaaattgtataaaaggCAGACAAGAAAGAAACACCTAAAGAGGATTAGGANNNNNNNNNNNNNNNNNNNNNNNNNNNNNNNNNNNNNNNNNNNNNNNNNNNNNNNNNNNNNNNNNNNNNNNNNNNNNNNcgcagggagaaagagacagaccgaagagagaatgatagacagCGTGTGAAAGTCAAATGTCATCTAGTGAGATACAGAGTAAAGAAAACCAAATCATCAGTGTCGGCTCTTACCTGACCAATACCCCCATAGTTAAGGGCCTGGAGGGAGTTAGCACGGTAGAAAGGTGGCTGTAGGATGCCCGCAGGGAAAGTGATTGAGTTGAACTCAGGCATATAGAAGGCATTGACAATGGTTGGCGCCGAGAACCACTTGCTTCGCTCCGTTGGAAGGCCAAAGTCATTCAATTCATCAGTGCTCCACCAGGAACTGAAATCATCAAAATATATCAGTGTGATTGTTCTTTAACATGCATGAGAAAAGAAATCTAACTGAAATATGTTTGTGTTTCTGATGTAAACAGTCAAAAATGGAAATTCACAGAGACTAACCTGAGAGTCAACACATTGCCAAAGTGTCTGTCCATGTGGACATCACCAAGATCGTCATAGAAGTGCTCAAGTGCGGTGGTGTTTCCATACCAGTCAGGGTAAGCGATGAATTTGGAAATGGCATCAGCCTTTTCCACAGCCAGAGGTTTGGTTGCTTCATCCATCCAGTCGTTGATATCAAGGAGATCCTTAAAGGCTGAGCGAATGTCCTCTACCATTTCATTGGCCTCATCCTTGGCCTGCTGTGAAAAGTAAGTCTCGACATACTTGGTTCCAAGGGCAATGCCAAGGAAACCATTGGTCTTGTCAGCACAATCCTTCCACCTAGGTTCAGCTGCAGTCACTCCATTGGCCACCATTGCATACTTGAAGGATGCATCACGCATCTCCTGGTTGGTCTCGTCACCGAGGGCCTTTACATGACGCCACATGATGTAGTTAGCAAGTGTCCGCTTGTTTGTGGTGTCGATGAGTGCAGCCATTCTCTTCACATACTCCACCTCCTGTACAATAACCCGTGTGGTACTCTCAATAGGATTTCCAGCAACGGCAAACATATTGGAGAGGAGCTGCTGCCAGTTGATGCTGGTGCTAGATGTGAGGTCACTGAGCTCTGCCACTGTCATGGGATTGTACATTCGGTCAATATCTCGCCGATCTTCATCAGGGGTCGTGATGTTGGCAAGAAGCATTTCAAAGTCAAAGACGGCATTTACATCAAACTGGATGTCCTCGCTACTTACAGACTGGCCAAGATATTTGGCCATGATAGATGCGGTCTCAGCCATATAAATTTTGTAGGCGTTGATTCGCTCTTCATAGTTAGAGGGATTAATTAGCATAGATCTTGGTAGCCCCAGTGAGGTTTGATCAATGTACAAGGCTGTCGTGTCAGTGTCTTTCTGATCGGCGAACACCCACACGCTCAATAGGTATGCACTGCTAAGCATCTTCCTTGCATCAGCGACTGTGAATTGCCAGTCAAAGTTCTCTTCATTCCAGTCTGCTGAAGCCATCGGCCACCCACCATACAGAGAGAGGAAGTCTGTTAGGTGTATTAGGCCGGCTTCTTCCAGAGCAGTTGTGTTCATACAAGCAGAGAACATGGCTTTCGCCTTTTTCAGAGGTGAGGGATCACCAGCAGCTTCTGATTCCTCTAGTATGACACTCAGAGCATTGCTCAGCTCACGTCGGAGAAGGTCAAACTGGCTCCACCTTGAAGACTCATCAGGCACAGGGTTTTTCTGCTCCCAGCCGCCACATGCAAACTGGTAGAAGTTGTCACAAGGATCAACTGAGGAATCCATTGCATCTAGGATGTCTGCAGCAGCTAGCACACACTCTTCAGTACTACAGATCTCCACTTTGCCTAACGCAGTTTGTGTGATATACACAGGGAGTCTGTGGACCTTATCACCATGAACCTCCATGAAATTCAAAAAATTATCGTGGATCACCTCTGCAGTAAGCTTTGTCTGTGACTCCTTTGCCTGTGATGAGCTGGACAATAGAGTTTTGGGAATTATTAACTTTGCACTCAGTGGCATTTTCAGTCAGATAAGAAACTAAACTGATTCTTAAAAGGTTGCATTCGACTGACAAATATTTAAAGACTAAAATCCCAATGCAATACAAATCTGTGGCTCTTAATCTGTCTACCATCACGCCTCCATTCCTAGTCAATCAGTCCTTGTTTTCACACCACCCCTATTttcaaatagataaatgaaaatctaCATTAAGAAGAAAAACTGTCATGTTATtctgtataaatattcatttatgtgtggaACACTGGTTAAGATAGTTCCAAATATGATAagagtaattactattattttcctttgtgtcccaccttccctcccacttctGGAAACCTCTCATCCAAGGATCCCTGATATAGACAAACATTCAACCATTTTgagtgtatatacaattatattttattttgttttcttaacaTATGCTATATTCCCttcaaagtatatatacatttaataacaaGTTTACTTATAATGCATTGTACACTTTAATACACTGTACCAGTGTACAAATTTAATAcagatacttttttattattcctagggcaaactaggaaaaaaaaggctaaaatttaTGCACCTGAATCACAACCATAAGAGTGGAAATGTGATAGaacaatattaatgttaataactaTGTGTCGATTAAATGTCAGAAAATTCCACTGCACTAATATTacctacaataatgatattgNNNNNNNNNNNNNNNNNNNNNNNNNNNNNNNNNNNNNNNNNNNNNNNNNNNNNNNNNNNNNNNNNTTTGGATTACAGTAGAGTAATATTGTCAAGCAATGGCTGCTGAGCGAGGCCTACCATACTCACAGCATGTCGGCAGAGAGCGTCGGAGAGGCTTGAGAGCCAGATGTAGCTAGGgtccccaccaccaccatgcaGGCCAGAACTGCCACCCCAGAGACCCCAAGGAGCACCTTTTCTAGGGGAGTTCTGCGCCCCCATGCCCTTCGAAAGACACCTGAGGATTCAGTCACCGGATGCTCTTGGCCTGTCCCTTGCTCCATCTTCTACCCTGAAACAACTTGGAAGAGATTTTGTGTGACCCGAGATAGCATGGAAACTTAAGAGGCCTTtatgaagaagacagagagaNNNNNNNNNNNNNNNNNNNNNNNNNNNNNNNNNNNNNNNNNNNNNNNNNNNNNNNNNNNNNNNNNNNNNNNNNNNNNNNNNNNNNNNNNNNNNNNNNNNNNNNNNNNNNNNNNNNNNNNNNNNNNNNNNNNNNNNNNNNNNNNNNNNNNNNNNNNNNNNNNNNNNNNNNNNNNNNNNNNNNNNNNNNNNNNNNNNNNNNNNNNNNNNNNNNNNNNNNNNNNNNNNNNNNNNNNNNNNNNNNNNNNNNNNNNNNNNNNNNNNNNNNNNNNNNNNNNNNNNNNNNNNNNNNNNNNNNNNNNNNNNNNNNNNNNNNNNNNNNNNNNNNNNNNNNNNNNNNNNNNNNNNNNNNNNNNNNNNNNNNNNNNNNNNNNNNN
This region of Penaeus monodon isolate SGIC_2016 chromosome 27, NSTDA_Pmon_1, whole genome shotgun sequence genomic DNA includes:
- the LOC119590557 gene encoding neprilysin-1-like, which codes for MEQGTGQEHPVTESSGVFRRAWGRRTPLEKVLLGVSGVAVLACMVVVGTLATSGSQASPTLSADMLSSQAKESQTKLTAEVIHDNFLNFMEVHGDKVHRLPVYITQTALGKVEICSTEECVLAAADILDAMDSSVDPCDNFYQFACGGWEQKNPVPDESSRWSQFDLLRRELSNALSVILEESEAAGDPSPLKKAKAMFSACMNTTALEEAGLIHLTDFLSLYGGWPMASADWNEENFDWQFTVADARKMLSSAYLLSVWVFADQKDTDTTALYIDQTSLGLPRSMLINPSNYEERINAYKIYMAETASIMAKYLGQSVSSEDIQFDVNAVFDFEMLLANITTPDEDRRDIDRMYNPMTVAELSDLTSSTSINWQQLLSNMFAVAGNPIESTTRVIVQEVEYVKRMAALIDTTNKRTLANYIMWRHVKALGDETNQEMRDASFKYAMVANGVTAAEPRWKDCADKTNGFLGIALGTKYVETYFSQQAKDEANEMVEDIRSAFKDLLDINDWMDEATKPLAVEKADAISKFIAYPDWYGNTTALEHFYDDLGDVHMDRHFGNVLTLSSWWSTDELNDFGLPTERSKWFSAPTIVNAFYMPEFNSITFPAGILQPPFYRANSLQALNYGGIGQVIGHEITHGFDDQGRQNDKNGNAIAWWTNATLEAFRVKAQCIVDQYDNIRVPEIDEFMPNATLNGVNTQGENIADNGGLREAFLAYQKYIDRNGEEARLPGLDQYSPQQIFFLSNANIWCGSITKEGLLNQVLTDPHSPGKFRVLVPMQNMKEFSSVWSCPVGSNMNPEKKCVVW